The DNA window ACGTGTTCTCCATCGGCGTGTTGCTCCTGTCCTTCGTGCTGATGTGGCCCTTGGGACAGTGGCTCTGGGGCATCGCGCTGGGCGTGGTGTTGTTGGATTTGGGCGCGCAGGGCAATCACATCGCCAACCAGACGCGCGTCCACTCCATGATTCCCGAGGCGCGCAGCCGCCTCAACACCGTCTACATGGTGACCTACTTCGCGGGCGGCGCGGCGGGCTCGTGGCTGGGCACCACCGCGTGGACGCGGTGGGGTTGGACGGGCGTGTGCGCGGCGGGCGCGGCCCTGTGTGTCGCGGGACTCTTGGTGCTCGCGATGGACCGCAAGCCCCAGGCGTCGCCCGAGCAGGCGTCCTCGGAGGCGTAGGCGCGCTTCAGCCCTCGGGCTTGAGGACCACCAGCAACTGCTTCGCGGACACCTGCCCGCCGGGTGAGGCATTCACGGCCTCGACGATGCCGGGCAGGTCCGCGACGAGCTGGAACTCCATCTTCATCGCCTCCAGCACGACGAGCACGTCGCCCGGCTTCACCGAGGCCCCGGGCCGCGTGTCCACGCGGAGGATGCGCCCATCCATCGGCGCGAGCAGCCGGCCCGTGCCCACGCCCTCCGCGGGCTTCGGCGGGCGGAACGTCGCATCCGTGAGCTGGCGTGCGCCCTCCCCCAGGTCCAGCCACACCGAGTCCCCGGTGCGCAGGTAGCGGGCGCGTCCTCGTGCTCCCGCCACCGAGAAGTCGAACACACCGTCCGAGAGGCCCAGCACGGTGATGTCCAACGCATCATCACCGGTGACAACCTCGTAGCGCTCCGAGGAGACGGGGCGCACGGAGACCTTCGCGTCCCCCTTCGAGTCCTCCAGCGTCATCGACACCGGGTGACGGTGCGCCGTGTTCCAGTTCACCAGCGAGGCATCCAGGCCGCCGGTTCGCGCGAGGTGCTGGGCTTCGTCATGGAAGAGGGCCACGGCCGCCAGCGCGCGCTCTTCCGGTCGCGTCTGATACAGCCGCTCCAGCACCGACGCATCCGCGTGCTGACCGATGAAGCCCGTGTCGTAGGCCCCCGAGCGGAACGCCGCGCTCTCCAGCACGTGGAGCAGCAGGTCCTTGTTCGTGGTGACGCCGAACACGGTGAGCTCGCGCAGCGCCTCCACCAGTCGGCGCCGAGCCGTCTCACGGTCCGCGCCGGAGGCAATCACCTTGGCCTGCATGGAGTCGTAGAAGGGCGGGATGTCCTGCCCCTCTCGCACGCCGTGGTCGATGCGAATCCCCTCGCGAGAAGGCAGACGCCACGTCAGCAGCCGACCGGCGCGAGGCGCGTACTGGTTCGCCGGGTCCTCCGCGCACAGCCGCACTTCGATGGCGTGCCCCTTCCAGGTGATGTCCCGCTGCGCCAGGGGCAACGGCTCGCCTTGCGCCACGCGGAGCTGCCACTCGACGAGGTCCAGTCCGGTGACCTGCTCCGTGACGGGGTGCTCCACCTGGAGGCGCGTGTTCATCTCCATGAAGTAGAACTCGCCACTGGGGGCCAGGAGGAACTCGAGGGTCCCCGCGCCCTTGTAGGCGATGGCCTTCGCCGCGGTGGCGGCCACCTGCCCCATGCGCTCACGCAGCTCCGCGCTGACGGCGGGGGATGGGCTCTCCTCGACAATCTTCTGGTGGCGCCGCTGCACGGAGCAGTCGCGCTCACCCAGGTGCACGACGTTGCCGTGCTCATCCGCGAAGACTTGAATCTCGACGTGCCGGGCGTTGACGACGGCCCGCTCCAGGATGAGCTCACCGCTGCCGAAGGCGTTGGTGGCCTCGGAGCGCGCGCCTTTCAGCGCGGCTGGGAGCTGCGCGGCCTCGTGGACCCAGCGCATGCCACGGCCACCACCGCCCGCCGCCGCCTTCACCATCAGCGGGAAGCCGATGCGCTCACCCTCCGCCACCAGCGCCGCGTCGTCCGCGTCCGTGGCCTCATAGCCCGGGATGCAGGGGACACCGGCGGCCAGCATCCGCAGCTTCGCCTGACGCTTGTTGCCCATCAGGGTGATGGCCTCCGCGTCCGGGCCGATGAAGACCAGCCCCGCCTCCTTGCACGCGCGCGAGAAGGCCGCGTTCTCGGAGAGGAAGCCGTAGCCCGGGTGGATGGCCTGTGCCCCCGACGCCTTCGCCGCGCCGATGAGCTTGTCGATGACGAGATAGGACTCCTTCGCGGGAGAGGGGCCGATGGGGACGGCCTCGTCCGCCGCGAGCACATGGGGCGCGTCCCGGTCCGCCTCGGAGAACACAGCCACCGTGCGGAAGCCCAATCGCTTGCACGTGCGAATCACGCGAACGGCAATCTCCCCGCGGTTCGCGATGAGGACCTTGTTGAAACGCTCCATCCCGTCCGCTCCTCTCACAGCCGTGCGACCCCGAAGGTGTTGGGATTCAGCTCTCGCCGGCCCGCCTCGCGGCAGATGGAGAGCGCGAAGCCGAGCACCCTCCGCGTGTCCCTCGGGTCGATGATGCCGTCGTCGAACAACCGCGCGGACGCGTTGAAGGGGTGCGACTCCTTCTCGAACTGGTCGATGATGGGCTGGGTGAAGGCGCGCAGGGCCTCCTCGTCCACCGTCTCTCCACCTCTCGCGAGCTTCTCCCCGAAGACGATGGACATCACCTTCGCCGCCTGCTCACCCCCCATGACGGCCGTGCGCGCGTTGGGCCACGCGAAGATGAAGCGCGGATGGAACGGCCTGCCGCACATGCCGTAGTTGCCCGCGCCGAACGAGCCACCCACGAGCAACGTCACCTGCGGCACCGTGGCGTTCGCCACCGCCTGAATCATCTTCGAGCCGTGCTTGACGATGCCGCCCTGCTCCGGCTGCGTCCCCACGAGGTAGCCCGTGGTGTTCTGGAGGTAGACGATGGGCGTCCCGGACTGACAGCAGAGCTGGATGAACTGCGCCGCCTTCGTCGCGCCCCTCGGGCTGATGGGGCCGTTGTTGCCGATGATGCCAATGGGCCCGCCGAAGAGGCTCGCCCACCCGCAGACGGTGTGGGCGTCATAGTCGTCCTTGAAGCCCATGAAGTCGGAGCCATCGACAATCCGCGCGACGATTTCGCGGCAGTCGTAGGGCTTCCGGTAGTCGGCGGGGATGGCGCCGCAGAGTTCATCCGGGGAGTAGAGCGGCTCGGCGTAGGGGGCCTGGGCCTGCGCCGCCAGCCGCTCGTTCCAGCCGAGCTTGGAGACGATGTCGCGCGCCATGCGGATGGCGTCCGCGTCGTTCTCGGCCAGGTAGTCCGCGGTGCCCGCGACGGTGGCGTGCATCTCCGCACCACCCAAGTCCTCGTCGGTGGCGACTTCACCCGTGGCCGCCTTGAGCAGCGGCGGGCCCGCGAGGAACACCTTCGCCTTCTTCTTCACCATCACCACGTAGTCGGACAGGCCGGGCAGGTACGCGCCACCCGCCGTGCTCGAGCCGTGCACCACCGTGACTTGCGGGATGCCCGCCGCGGACAGCCGCGCCTGGTTGTAGAAGGTCTCCCCGCCCGGGATGAAGATCTCCTGCTGGTACATCAGGTTCGCGCCGCCGCTCTCCACCAGCGACACCAGGGGCAGCTTGTTCTGGAGCGCGATGGCCTGGCCTCGCAGCGCCTTCTGCACACCCCACGGAGAGGCCGTGCCTCCCTTGATGGCGGAGTTGTTCACGAAGACCATGCACCGCACGCCGGACACGTAGCCGATGCCCGCGATGCTGTTGCCCCCCGCGAGCGAGCCATCGTTGTCGTCGTGGTAGCCGTACCCGCACAGCGTGGACAGCTCCAGGAAGGGCGAGCCCCGGTCCAGGAGCATCATCAGTCGCTCACGTGGGAGGAGCTGCCCGCGCTTGTGGAACTTGTCCCGGGCCTTCTCCTCGGAGGCGCGGACCTTGGCTTCGATGCCGCGCAGCTCTCCAAGGCGGGCAAGCATGTCCGCGCGCTGCGCCTGGAAGGTCTCCGAGCCCGTGTTGATTCGCGATGTGATTCTCGGCATCGGCCTCACCCCTCTCCTTCACGAAGCAGCGACTCGGGAATGTCCACGTGGCGGGAGCGCAGCCACTCGCCCAGCGCCTTGCCCTGCGGGTCGAAGCGCGTCGAGGACGACACGCCCTCACCCAGAATCCCGTCGACCACGAAGTTGAGCCCCCGGAGCTTCGGGAAGACATGGCGCTCCAC is part of the Myxococcus landrumus genome and encodes:
- a CDS encoding acyl-CoA carboxylase subunit beta; the encoded protein is MPRITSRINTGSETFQAQRADMLARLGELRGIEAKVRASEEKARDKFHKRGQLLPRERLMMLLDRGSPFLELSTLCGYGYHDDNDGSLAGGNSIAGIGYVSGVRCMVFVNNSAIKGGTASPWGVQKALRGQAIALQNKLPLVSLVESGGANLMYQQEIFIPGGETFYNQARLSAAGIPQVTVVHGSSTAGGAYLPGLSDYVVMVKKKAKVFLAGPPLLKAATGEVATDEDLGGAEMHATVAGTADYLAENDADAIRMARDIVSKLGWNERLAAQAQAPYAEPLYSPDELCGAIPADYRKPYDCREIVARIVDGSDFMGFKDDYDAHTVCGWASLFGGPIGIIGNNGPISPRGATKAAQFIQLCCQSGTPIVYLQNTTGYLVGTQPEQGGIVKHGSKMIQAVANATVPQVTLLVGGSFGAGNYGMCGRPFHPRFIFAWPNARTAVMGGEQAAKVMSIVFGEKLARGGETVDEEALRAFTQPIIDQFEKESHPFNASARLFDDGIIDPRDTRRVLGFALSICREAGRRELNPNTFGVARL
- a CDS encoding acetyl/propionyl/methylcrotonyl-CoA carboxylase subunit alpha, with product MERFNKVLIANRGEIAVRVIRTCKRLGFRTVAVFSEADRDAPHVLAADEAVPIGPSPAKESYLVIDKLIGAAKASGAQAIHPGYGFLSENAAFSRACKEAGLVFIGPDAEAITLMGNKRQAKLRMLAAGVPCIPGYEATDADDAALVAEGERIGFPLMVKAAAGGGGRGMRWVHEAAQLPAALKGARSEATNAFGSGELILERAVVNARHVEIQVFADEHGNVVHLGERDCSVQRRHQKIVEESPSPAVSAELRERMGQVAATAAKAIAYKGAGTLEFLLAPSGEFYFMEMNTRLQVEHPVTEQVTGLDLVEWQLRVAQGEPLPLAQRDITWKGHAIEVRLCAEDPANQYAPRAGRLLTWRLPSREGIRIDHGVREGQDIPPFYDSMQAKVIASGADRETARRRLVEALRELTVFGVTTNKDLLLHVLESAAFRSGAYDTGFIGQHADASVLERLYQTRPEERALAAVALFHDEAQHLARTGGLDASLVNWNTAHRHPVSMTLEDSKGDAKVSVRPVSSERYEVVTGDDALDITVLGLSDGVFDFSVAGARGRARYLRTGDSVWLDLGEGARQLTDATFRPPKPAEGVGTGRLLAPMDGRILRVDTRPGASVKPGDVLVVLEAMKMEFQLVADLPGIVEAVNASPGGQVSAKQLLVVLKPEG